TTTCCAGCCTCTTTAGAATCATATAATAGCTCTAAAGAAATATAATGCATAGTCCATTTTGTTAAATCTTTTTTTGTTGAAATATTATTATCTATATCCGCCTGAGTTAATGTTTTTCCTGTCCATGGCTGCGTGCCAACAGTTTGATTTAAATAACTTTTTACAAAGCTTCCGCTTCTATCATCTATCCATTTATCTTTATTATGTTTTAAATAAGTATATCGCACTTGAAAATCAACACCGTCAGTTAAATTTTCTGCAGTAAAATATGGAGAAATTTTAAATGTTAAACCCGGATCGATTTTTAAATTTGTTATTAATGCACTAAATGGTGCGGGTTCTTGATAAACCGGAATTCTAAAAATTTTTGTATTATCAAGTTGATACATAAAACCTAAAATCAATCCTACTTTCCAATCAGGCTTTAATTCAAATTCAGGAATAACATCAAAATACGATGTCCAATGCCCATCACCCATAAAAGATACCGATGCCGGATAGTTTATATCTGCATATACGGATGAAGGAATAACAACACCTAAGCGAAAATTTAAATCTATACTGCGCATAAGTAATTTATGATCCCAATTATAATTTAAACTTGCATGCAAATCTAAATCACCAAGCCCTGCCTTTATCCAATCTCCACTTTGCACAGAAAGATCATCATTTGTCATCCTTCTTATTCGATTCAACTGATCAACTTCTCCATCTTTTAAATTTTGAACCTGAGGATCGGATTGTTCCGGTAAAAAATAAAAATTGTCGCTAGCGACAACATTCATCAAAGGCAATGATGCGCCCAGAGATACTCCTGGCAATTTTAAACTTTGACCGCTTATTCTTACATACTGTTCATAATTTAATAAAAAACCGATAGATCTTATTTTACTATTAACTTGAAATCTAATTGATTTATCTATCCATGCATCATTTGGTCCACGTTCCCTTTCGATAGGATTAACATAACTTGAACCATTAACTTGTTTCAAACTAAAAATAACATCTCTTAAATCATATGTTCCATACAATTCAGGAATACCAATATTTCCACCGCCACGACCAAAAGCAGTTGCTGCATTTGTCAAAAATAAAGAAGGCGTCACATGAGAAGTTCTTTTTGTTATGTATTCAGCAGGACGTTCTAAAAATGGAAAATATCTACTGTTATTATGAGAAGCATTTAAACTAAACGAAAACAAAATCAAAAATAAAATAATTAATCTTTTTTTAATTTTTTGTAAAATCACAACCAACCTCATTACCTAACCTATTGGAAAAAACAATAAATAAGTTATCATAAAATTTAAAAATATTAATTTATGAAAATATACATCTAAAAAATCATAAAGTAAAAAAGGAGATGATAATTTTAATGAAAAAAAATTTTACAATTATATCAAATTGGAAAATGTATTTGGATACAATTGAAGAATTAAAATTTGCAACGATAAATTATGATAATTTTATTAAGCTGACTAATTCAGAAAATAAAATTATTTTATGTCCATCTTTTTTAAGTTTAAGCTCAATAAACCAGATATTTAAATCAACAGACATTTGCATTGGTGCGCAAAATTGTTCTACACACTTAAATGGAAATTTTACCGGTCAAATTTCAGTAGAAAGCTTTAATAAATTGGGTATTAAATACTCAATTATAGGCCACTCGGAAACTAGACGTGAATTTAACGAATCCAATATTGATATTGCAAATAAATTTTCAAGATTAATAGATTTTGGCATAACACCAATTTTATGCATAGGTGAAGAGCTTGAAGAAAAAAAATCCGGCAAAACTCTAGATGTGTTGACAAAACAATTGGATCCAATATTTAAAATAATGGAAAATTCTTATAATAAATTAAATCATCTTGAATTATTAATAGCTTATGAGCCAATCTGGGCAATAGGTTCAGGAATAATTCCGGATCAAGATTATTTGGAAAATATATTTTCTTGGTTACATAAAAATTTTTCCGGGCTTAGAAATAAAATAGTTTTCACTCTTTTATATGGCGGCAGTGTTAACGCCGAAAATGTAAAATTTTTGAAAAATATTAAAAATATAGATGGTTTTTTAATAGGAAAATCAAGTTTGGATTTCCAAGAATTCGAAAAAATAGTAAAATATGGCATTTGATATAGACTAGTAACAAATTTTTTAACAAATGAAAGGCTAAAATGACAACTTTTTTAATAGTATTATTCGTTATACTAAGCTTATTCTTAGCATTGTTTATATTAATTCAACAAGGCAAAGGCGATATGGGCCTTGGCGGGCTTGGCGGCGGAGGACAAATGCTATTCGGTGGTTCAGGCGGACAAAGCTTTTTTGAAAAGCTTACATGGATAATGGGTGCCATATTTATATTTGGAGCACTTGGCCTTAGTATTTTAAAAACAAAAGAAACCGCAAAATCAAGACTTAGTCATTTTACAACAAGTCAGACTCAAACAAGTTCTCAAGAAAATAATACAAAACCTTCTGAAAATGACACAAA
This genomic window from Candidatus Dependentiae bacterium contains:
- a CDS encoding triose-phosphate isomerase, translating into MKKNFTIISNWKMYLDTIEELKFATINYDNFIKLTNSENKIILCPSFLSLSSINQIFKSTDICIGAQNCSTHLNGNFTGQISVESFNKLGIKYSIIGHSETRREFNESNIDIANKFSRLIDFGITPILCIGEELEEKKSGKTLDVLTKQLDPIFKIMENSYNKLNHLELLIAYEPIWAIGSGIIPDQDYLENIFSWLHKNFSGLRNKIVFTLLYGGSVNAENVKFLKNIKNIDGFLIGKSSLDFQEFEKIVKYGI
- the secG gene encoding preprotein translocase subunit SecG — its product is MTTFLIVLFVILSLFLALFILIQQGKGDMGLGGLGGGGQMLFGGSGGQSFFEKLTWIMGAIFIFGALGLSILKTKETAKSRLSHFTTSQTQTSSQENNTKPSENDTK